The nucleotide sequence GGATCACCCACGGCGTCACCGAGCCCGTCGTGGCGCCGATCCGCCGCCGGATGAACACCGTGCGGGTCGGGGCCGTCGGGCTCGACCTGTCCGTGCTGATCGTGTTCCTGGTGGTGCTGGCACTGCGGCTCATCGTGGTCCCGCTGATCCCGTTCTGATCCGGCCTACCCGGCCGGGCCCAGCCACAGGGCGGTGACCCGGCCCTGCTCGTCCAGGGTGGCCCGGGCCAGCCCCTCCGCCCGCTCGCCGTCCGGCGTGGTGATCCGTACCGCCCACACCGCGTCGTCCCGCGCGACCTGCTTGCGGGTGGCGTCGATGGTGAGTTCCCCCGCCAGGATCTCCCCCGCCGCGCCGGCCAGCGGCGTCCCGCCGGGATCGCGCTCCGGGAACGGGGCGGTGGAGCGGAGCAGCGCGTCCGGGGCGATCGCCGCCGCGAAGCCCGCCGCATCCTGCGCACGCACGGCGCGCTCGAACGCCAGCGCACCGAGGAAGCGATCGGCCTGCGCCGCCCCGCGCCGCTGCAGCCGGGCGAGGAACGACGCGTCCCGGTTGAGCTTCGACGCCGACCCCAGGATCCGGGACGCGATCACCGAGGCCGGCATCTCCAGGATCCGGACGGTGACGTGCCGGTATCCCGCCTCCGGCCGGAGTTCGCCGTCGGCGAGCAGCCGGTCGATCGTCTCGATGAAACCGAGCTCCTGGTTCAGCGACAGGTTGCCGGCCAGCGCGTTGCGCCGATCCGAGATCTCGATCAGCGTCCGGGGCTCCGAGTCGACCCGTGACGGGTTGATCTGGATGATCCAGAGCTCGTCGGGATCGGCGTCGAGCAGGTCGCGCACCGGCGGGTTCTGGGAGAACAGGCCGTCCCAGTAGGTGCCGCCGTCGACGTGCACGGCGCGGAACAGGTTCGGGATCGCCGCGGACGCGAGCACCATCTCCGGGGTGAGGGTGTCGGTGCGGCTGGAGAACGCCCGGAACCGGCCGTCGAGCACGTCGACGGCGCCGAGCAGCAGCAGCGGCTCCCGGCCGCCGGGATCGGCGCCGATCGCGTCGAAGTCGACGTGCCGGGCCAGCAGCTCCAGGAACTGGCGGGTGCCGTCGATCGGGCGCGGGATCGCGTACGGCGTGCCGGCGGGCAGCAGCCCGAGACCCTGCAGCGCGCCGGCCCAGACCATCCCCGCGTTCTGCAGCCGGGCGACCGGACCGCGCGCGGCGTTGTCCGCCCAGAACGCCTCCAGGGCGTCCGCGGCGGCGGCCCGGTGCTCGGGCTCGTCGCCGTGGCGCAGCCGGTCCCAGGCGATCAGCGCGCAGATCGCCCCGCCCGAGGTCCCGGACAGTCCGACGATCTCGGTGCCGTCGAACGCGCCGGTGCGCAGCATCCGGGCCAGCACACCGGCGGTGAACGCGGTGTGGCTGCCCCCGCCCTGGCAGGCGATCGCGATCCTGCGGGGGCTCCCGGGAGTGCTCATACGCCCAGGTCTACCGGCGCCGGCCCGGAAGGGACAGGGCCGGCGGCCCCGCGCGACGGTCACCTCGGACACATCCGGCGGGCAGCGCACGCGACGGGGCCCCCGTCCGCACGGACGAGGGCCCCGGGGTTCGTGCCGGCCGGTGCTACTTCGCGGACGGACGCGTGGTGCGGGCCGTCTTCTGGGCCGTCTCGGTGACCTTCTCGGCACCGGCGGCGGCGTGCTCGGTCACGGCCTCGGCAGCCTTCGAGGCCTGCTCGGTGAGCTGGTCGACGACCGAGCTGCCGGCGCCGACCACGGTGCGGGCGAGCTCGCGCTGGTGGCCCAGCACCTGCTCGTAGAAGTCGAAGACCCGGTCGACGGTGACGCCGGCATCCGGCAGCTGCGGGCGGGTGCCACCGGTGAACTGGCCCGCGAGGCCCTGCACGGTGTCGCTCCAGCTGCGGACGGACTCGGTGACGAGATCCTGGCCGCGCTTGGCGAAGTCGACGAACTGGTCGGTGGGGGCGCTCATGACGAACTCCTCTCGTGGAGGTCTGCTCCAGGGGTACGGGGCGCGGATTCGCACTCCGCCACGCCAAGGAAACTACGCACGAGCGTTAAGTATGTCAAGCACGCCTGCTCAGCCCTGGCCGCGCTCCACGAAGCTCCGGTACACCCCGAGCAGCGCCGCCCGCTGCTCGTCGGACAGCCGCGGGTCGACCGCGATCGCGGCCTCGACGCCGGGCACCTCCTCGGCGACGGGCGGCGGCGCCTGCTCGGCCTCCGCCTCCACCGGGTCGCGGACCGCCCAGCCCGCCCGGCTGAGCATCTGGTCGGTGTTGAGGTGCAGAGCGTCCGCAATGGACCTCAGCACCTTCAGCGACGGCTGGTGCAGGCCGCGCTCGACCTGACTCAGGTAGGCGTTCGACACCTTGGTCATCGCCGCCATCTCGCGCAGCGAGAGCTTGGCCATCTGGCGCTGGGCCCGGATGAAGCCACCGAGCGCGTTCACCTGCGCACTCCAGGCGTCCTCCGCGGCCCGCTTCCCGGCATCACGCAGCCCCTCGGCGGCCGACACGGCATCCGCACCGTCGGCTCCACCCGGGTGGTGGCCGTTGCCGTTGGTGCCGGGCTCTGCTCCCCGCTGTGCCCGGCTCACCGGCGGGCACCGGTGTGGATCGGTCCGCGCGGCAGGCACCGGCGCGCGGAAGGGAAACGTACGCGGTCCATGGCCGCGCATTGTTCCCGTTGCACGGCCGTTGCGCACCCATCCGCGCACAACGGGCCTGCTGTGTCCCGATCAGCCCTTCAGCACGTAACGGCCCGGCGCGGGCTCGAGCGGCGGATGGGCGTCACTGCCGATCTGCTTCGGCGCCGCGATCTCCTTGCCTGCGCGCTCGGCGATCCACGGCGTCCAGTCCTCCCACCAGGAGGCCTTGCGCTCGCCCGCGTCGTCGCGCCACTCGTCGGCGGACTCGGGGAGCGCGTCGGACTCGCCGAACCAGTGCCGCGACTTGGGCGACGGCGGGTTCACCACACCGGCGATGTGCCCGGAGTTCGACAGCACGAACCGGACCGTCCCGCCGATCTTCGCGGCACCCTGGTAGACCGAGCGCCACGGCGCGATGTGGTCGGACTCCGCGCAGATGACGTAGCTGTCCGGCCGGACGTCGGCGACGTCGAGCCGCTCCCCCGCCAGCTCCAGCTTGCCCTCGGCGAACCGGTTCTCCAGGTACAGGGTGCGCAGGTACTCGGTCTGCATCGCGGCGGGCATCCGGGTGGAGTCGGCGTTCCAGCTCAGCATGTCGAACGGCTTGGGGTCCTCGCCGAGCATCCAGTCGTTCACCACGTAGTTCCACACCAGGTCGGTGGCCCGCAGCAGATCGAAGGTGGTCTTCATGCTCGACGCGGGGAGGTAGCCGTCCTTGCGCATGCTGCGCTCGAGCCGGCTGACCGTCTTCTCGTCGGTGAACACACCCAGCTGCCCGGGGCCGGTGTAGTCGAGCAGGGTGTTCATCAGGGTCAGCGAGTTCACCGACTGCTTGCCCTTCGCCTCCAGCCAGGCCACCGCCGCCGCCGACAGCGCCCCGCCCAGACACAGCCCGGCGACGTTCACCCGGTCCTGCCCGGTGATCTCCCGGACGACGTCGAGCGCGGTGACCGGCCCCTCCTGCAGGTAGTCGCTCATCGTGACGTCGGCGAGCGCCGAGTCGGGGTTCCGGTAGCTGATCATGAAGACGGTGTGCCCGTGCTGTACCGCCCACTCGACCAGCGACTTACCCGGCGCGAGATCCATGATGTAGTACTTGTTGATCCACGGCGGGCTCATCAGCAGCGGGACCTCGTGGACCTTCTCGGTCTGCGGCTCGTACTGGATCAGCTCGATCAGCCGGTTCCGGTAGACCACGTGCCCCGGCGTGACCGCGAGATCCTTGCCCACCACGTACTGCCCCGGGGTCACCTGGCGCGGCATCCCCCGATTCTGGACGGCGTCGCGCAGCAGATTGCGGGCACCGCGCACCACGTTCAGCCCGCCGGTGTCGACGATCTTCTTCGGCCAGGCCGGGTTGGTGACGATCGTGTTCGACGGGGCCAGCGCCTCGATCGTCTGCCCGACGAGCCAGTCCAGCTTGCGGCGCGCGACCGGCGAGACCCGGGCGGCCTGCGAGAGCTCGGTGAGCCGGTCGGCCAGCAGCGTGTGCTCCTGCCGGGCGAGGTAGTACCAGGCGTTGTCCTCCCAGGCGGGGTCGGCGTACCGCTTGTCCCGCTCCGGCAGCGACGCCGGGCCGGTGGTGGTCCCGCCCACCGCACGGGACGCCGCGGCGGCGACCGCGCGGACCGAGTCCAGGCCGAAGCCCAGCCCGGTGCGCAGCACGGCGCCCGGGCTCGTGGCGAGCGACTTCGCCGCCTCACCCAGTGCGCCGCCGAAGCCCACCGGATCGACCTTCGCGGCCAGCCCCTCGGGATCGGCCAGCTCGCGCAGATCGCGCACCAGACCGGCGGCCTGCCGACGCAGCACCTCCGCAGCGTTACCGGCCTGACTCGCCGGGGTGGCGTCGTTCTCGGGCTCGGGCGTTGCTAGGGGCTGCGTCGTCACTGTTCGCCTCACTCCTGGACAGCCGGGTGTGTGTCCGTTCGTCTCACGCGCCCCGGAACGGGTGACGCGAGAGGATGTCCCATGGTGGCGGGGTACTCATCGGTAGGCAGCGCGAGGCGCGCCGGGTCACGTTGAGACCCCCCTCACCTGCGCTTGATGGAGCAAGCACTACTCCGGAGTAGCTCCGCTCTTGCTTGACATACCGATCGCGCTTTACCGTGCGGTAACCGGCGAGCCCCGGTCATCAAGGTTGATGGGAGAGGCCAATGAGCACAGCGACCTCGCAGGCGAGCTCCTCCACAGGAGAGCGCCGACCGCACGCCCTGCCCGAGAACACCTCGGACACCGCCCCGAAGAAGGGCGGTCGGATCGACCCGCTGCGCTTCCTGATCTCCTACAACGCGCGCAACCTCACCAAGGTGGTCACCGAGGTCGGCCGGGCGACCGGCGCCTACTGGATCGACGCCGCCCAGCGGATCGCCAAGCCCGGCGACGCGGCCCGCCGCTCACTGCTCTGGCTCTCGGCGATGGCCGACCGGAGCGAGCCGAAGTGGCACCTCCGGAACGAGGTCGCCCTGGCGACTCCGTTCGCGCTGCTGCGCGACTTCACCGAGCCCGAGCACCGGGACGACGCCGTCGTCCCCACCCTGGTACTGCCGCCGCAGGCCGGGCACTCCTCGACCGTCGTCGACTACTCGCCGCAGCAGAGCCAGCTCGCGATGATCCGGGCCGCCGGACTGACCCGGCTCTACGCGCTCGACTGGCGCCCCGCGACGACGGCGACCCGGAAGGTCTCCATCACCGACTACCTCGAGGTGATCGACCGCTCGATCCGCCGGATGGGCGGCAAGGCCAACCTGGTCGGCGACTGCCAGGGCGGCTGGCTGGCCACGATCTACGCGGCACTGCACCCGGAGCGGGTCAACACGCTGACCCTGGCCGGTGCGCCGATCGACTTCCACGCGGGCGACTCGGTGATCGCGGCCTCCACCAAGCTGATGGCCGGGACGATGGGCATGGCGCCCTACAAGGCGCTGGTCGGCGCGGGCGGCGGGAACATGCCGGGCTCCGCGGTGTTGTCCAACTTCATCTCGATCCAGCCGCAGTCGGAGATCTCCCGGCAGCTGCAGCTGCTGGAGAACATCGACGACCCCACGCACGTGGAGCGCTACCGGGTCTTCGAGGACTGGTTCAAGTACACCCAGGACATCCCCGGCGCGTTCTACCTCTGGCTGGTGGAGAACCTGTTCTGGAAGAACCGGCTGATCGACGGCACCCTGACCGTCGACGGCCGGCAGGTCGACATGGCCGCCATCGACTGCCCGCTGCTGATGCTGGCCGGCTCGACGGACCACATCACGCCCGCGCCGC is from Pseudonocardia autotrophica and encodes:
- a CDS encoding YggT family protein, which gives rise to MIASLLALILMVFQFVLIARVIVDWIDVLGSGRGGAVLDTARRITHGVTEPVVAPIRRRMNTVRVGAVGLDLSVLIVFLVVLALRLIVVPLIPF
- a CDS encoding patatin-like phospholipase family protein; protein product: MSTPGSPRRIAIACQGGGSHTAFTAGVLARMLRTGAFDGTEIVGLSGTSGGAICALIAWDRLRHGDEPEHRAAAADALEAFWADNAARGPVARLQNAGMVWAGALQGLGLLPAGTPYAIPRPIDGTRQFLELLARHVDFDAIGADPGGREPLLLLGAVDVLDGRFRAFSSRTDTLTPEMVLASAAIPNLFRAVHVDGGTYWDGLFSQNPPVRDLLDADPDELWIIQINPSRVDSEPRTLIEISDRRNALAGNLSLNQELGFIETIDRLLADGELRPEAGYRHVTVRILEMPASVIASRILGSASKLNRDASFLARLQRRGAAQADRFLGALAFERAVRAQDAAGFAAAIAPDALLRSTAPFPERDPGGTPLAGAAGEILAGELTIDATRKQVARDDAVWAVRITTPDGERAEGLARATLDEQGRVTALWLGPAG
- a CDS encoding helix-turn-helix domain-containing protein yields the protein MSRAQRGAEPGTNGNGHHPGGADGADAVSAAEGLRDAGKRAAEDAWSAQVNALGGFIRAQRQMAKLSLREMAAMTKVSNAYLSQVERGLHQPSLKVLRSIADALHLNTDQMLSRAGWAVRDPVEAEAEQAPPPVAEEVPGVEAAIAVDPRLSDEQRAALLGVYRSFVERGQG
- a CDS encoding PHA/PHB synthase family protein, which codes for MTTQPLATPEPENDATPASQAGNAAEVLRRQAAGLVRDLRELADPEGLAAKVDPVGFGGALGEAAKSLATSPGAVLRTGLGFGLDSVRAVAAAASRAVGGTTTGPASLPERDKRYADPAWEDNAWYYLARQEHTLLADRLTELSQAARVSPVARRKLDWLVGQTIEALAPSNTIVTNPAWPKKIVDTGGLNVVRGARNLLRDAVQNRGMPRQVTPGQYVVGKDLAVTPGHVVYRNRLIELIQYEPQTEKVHEVPLLMSPPWINKYYIMDLAPGKSLVEWAVQHGHTVFMISYRNPDSALADVTMSDYLQEGPVTALDVVREITGQDRVNVAGLCLGGALSAAAVAWLEAKGKQSVNSLTLMNTLLDYTGPGQLGVFTDEKTVSRLERSMRKDGYLPASSMKTTFDLLRATDLVWNYVVNDWMLGEDPKPFDMLSWNADSTRMPAAMQTEYLRTLYLENRFAEGKLELAGERLDVADVRPDSYVICAESDHIAPWRSVYQGAAKIGGTVRFVLSNSGHIAGVVNPPSPKSRHWFGESDALPESADEWRDDAGERKASWWEDWTPWIAERAGKEIAAPKQIGSDAHPPLEPAPGRYVLKG
- a CDS encoding alpha/beta fold hydrolase; protein product: MSTATSQASSSTGERRPHALPENTSDTAPKKGGRIDPLRFLISYNARNLTKVVTEVGRATGAYWIDAAQRIAKPGDAARRSLLWLSAMADRSEPKWHLRNEVALATPFALLRDFTEPEHRDDAVVPTLVLPPQAGHSSTVVDYSPQQSQLAMIRAAGLTRLYALDWRPATTATRKVSITDYLEVIDRSIRRMGGKANLVGDCQGGWLATIYAALHPERVNTLTLAGAPIDFHAGDSVIAASTKLMAGTMGMAPYKALVGAGGGNMPGSAVLSNFISIQPQSEISRQLQLLENIDDPTHVERYRVFEDWFKYTQDIPGAFYLWLVENLFWKNRLIDGTLTVDGRQVDMAAIDCPLLMLAGSTDHITPAPQLFAAAEKVSTPVDDITYRTATAGHLGLFMGRDALRHDWPVLMETVYTHSVPETGKRGGGKASRRRSSVRAVADPRNTPRVPAP